A stretch of Gloeocapsa sp. DLM2.Bin57 DNA encodes these proteins:
- a CDS encoding 50S ribosomal protein L4: MINCVVKNWQGENVGEQTLELKVAKAENASHVVHRALVRQLAHARQGTASTKTRSEVRGGGRKPWRQKGTGRARAGSIRSPLWRGGGVIFGPKPRDYDLKMNRKERRLALRTAFDSRNEDIILVEDFSQQISQPKTKELVAALKRWGIDQEKKVLMILPEISDNVALSGRNISYLKIIKTSNLNIQDLLTAHKIVATPEALNHIQELYQ, translated from the coding sequence ATGATTAACTGTGTCGTCAAAAACTGGCAAGGAGAAAACGTAGGGGAACAAACCCTAGAGTTAAAAGTAGCTAAAGCCGAAAACGCTTCTCACGTAGTCCATCGTGCTTTAGTTAGACAACTTGCCCATGCCCGTCAAGGAACAGCATCCACCAAAACCAGATCAGAAGTAAGAGGTGGAGGACGTAAACCTTGGCGTCAAAAAGGAACAGGACGCGCTCGCGCCGGTTCGATCCGCTCACCCCTATGGCGTGGAGGTGGTGTAATCTTTGGACCAAAACCAAGAGATTACGATCTGAAAATGAATCGCAAAGAACGTAGGCTCGCTCTGAGAACAGCGTTCGATAGTCGTAACGAAGACATCATTCTCGTAGAAGATTTTAGCCAACAAATCTCACAACCAAAAACCAAAGAATTAGTCGCCGCTTTAAAACGTTGGGGTATTGACCAAGAAAAGAAAGTACTGATGATCCTACCAGAAATCAGCGATAACGTCGCTCTCTCAGGTAGAAATATCAGTTACCTCAAAATCATCAAAACCAGCAACTTGAATATTCAAGACTTGTTAACAGCACATAAGATCGTGGCTACACCAGAAGCTCTCAATCACATTCAGGAGCTATACCAATGA
- a CDS encoding 50S ribosomal protein L3, with amino-acid sequence MSIGILGTKLGMTQIFDQETGIAIPVTIVQAGPCTVTQIKTKASDGYDSIQIGYKEVKEKALTKPELGHLAKSEAVPLRHLKEYRVSNTSDYQLGQPLKADIFQVGDIVDVAGNSIGRGFAGYQKRHNFKRGSMTHGSKNHRLPGSTGAGTTPGRVYPGKRMAGRYGGKQVTIRKLEIVIVDPEKNVLAIKGAIPGKPGNLLSITPAKKVGK; translated from the coding sequence GTGTCTATTGGCATCCTAGGCACTAAGCTTGGCATGACTCAAATCTTTGATCAAGAAACAGGGATAGCTATTCCTGTAACGATTGTTCAAGCCGGGCCATGCACCGTAACCCAAATCAAAACCAAAGCCAGCGATGGCTACGATTCGATTCAAATTGGCTATAAAGAAGTCAAAGAGAAAGCCCTAACCAAACCAGAGTTAGGACACCTAGCTAAATCAGAAGCAGTTCCCTTAAGACACCTGAAAGAATATAGAGTGTCCAATACCTCAGACTACCAACTCGGACAACCCCTAAAAGCTGACATATTCCAAGTAGGAGATATTGTTGACGTAGCGGGTAATAGTATAGGTAGAGGTTTTGCGGGATATCAGAAACGTCACAACTTTAAACGTGGCTCAATGACTCACGGGTCAAAAAACCATCGCCTACCCGGTTCTACCGGAGCAGGTACAACCCCTGGTAGGGTTTATCCAGGTAAAAGAATGGCAGGACGCTACGGAGGAAAACAAGTAACCATCCGCAAACTAGAGATAGTGATTGTTGATCCCGAGAAAAACGTTCTCGCTATCAAAGGAGCAATCCCAGGAAAACCAGGAAATCTACTCAGTATCACCCCTGCCAAAAAAGTAGGTAAATAG
- a CDS encoding Uma2 family endonuclease, with protein sequence MSSTPLKTAIVYPDSDGAPMAESDSARDYLTYSVEALQLYFQDRENVYVSGNLFIYYQQGTPSAVIAPDVFVIFGVEKKLRMSYKTWEENNQIPQFILEITSKTTQIQDEEDKPIKYARLGVREYFQYDPTGDYLNPQLKGATLSEGKYKSKIATKIDERDYKIVSEVLGLELHLRKGKLRFFDSSTGEYLRSYQEIELARQQAELESQQERIARQQAELESQQERIARQQAEERIKEAIPRLQALGLSLEQIASTLNLSLGEIESFLTPPQD encoded by the coding sequence ATGTCTTCAACCCCTTTAAAAACAGCTATAGTTTACCCTGATAGTGATGGTGCACCCATGGCGGAAAGTGATAGCGCTAGAGATTATCTTACCTATAGTGTGGAGGCTTTACAGCTTTATTTTCAAGACAGAGAAAACGTTTATGTCTCAGGTAATCTGTTTATCTACTATCAACAGGGTACACCATCGGCGGTGATTGCACCAGATGTTTTTGTGATTTTCGGGGTGGAAAAAAAACTGAGAATGAGTTACAAAACCTGGGAAGAGAATAACCAAATACCCCAATTTATTCTGGAAATAACTTCTAAAACTACCCAAATTCAAGATGAAGAAGATAAACCCATCAAATACGCGCGTTTAGGAGTAAGGGAATATTTCCAGTATGACCCCACAGGAGACTATCTCAACCCTCAATTAAAAGGAGCTACTCTGAGTGAGGGAAAATATAAGAGCAAGATAGCCACTAAAATAGACGAGAGAGATTATAAAATAGTCTCAGAGGTATTGGGATTGGAATTACATTTAAGAAAGGGAAAACTGCGCTTTTTTGATTCAAGCACAGGAGAATATCTCAGGAGTTATCAAGAAATAGAGTTAGCTCGTCAACAAGCCGAGTTAGAATCCCAACAGGAGAGAATAGCTCGTCAACAAGCCGAATTAGAATCTCAACAGGAGAGAATAGCTCGTCAACAAGCCGAAGAAAGGATTAAAGAAGCGATACCACGTTTACAGGCTTTAGGTTTAAGTCTTGAACAAATAGCCAGTACATTAAACCTTAGCTTAGGGGAAATCGAGTCTTTTCTAACTCCACCCCAAGACTAA
- a CDS encoding RNA polymerase sigma factor, RpoD/SigA family: MILNYMHSESLVEIPFSQLENEIETEKTKSSAKVKLDDTIGTFFQEMSRYPLLKSDEELILAHQIKFLVQVEEKSRELEKQLKHTPTKAELVTALGLNGITQLDKLMYQGRVAKRKMIRSNLRLVVSIAKRYLNRGVPFLDLIQEGAMGLNRATEKFDPNKGYKFSTYAYWWIRQGITRAIANDARTIRLPIHVVEKLNRLKKAQRVLKQTLHRTPTEQEVATEMGISLDQLRYLLELKRQSLSLNHRIGKAEDTELVDLVQDTDLQLPEEKINENMLRQEIAEVLTEVLTERERDVINLRYGLTTNQAYTLEEVGGIFNLSRERVRQIQTKAMRKLRRPQVARRLKGWLD, encoded by the coding sequence ATGATCTTAAATTATATGCACAGTGAATCTTTAGTTGAAATTCCCTTCTCTCAATTAGAAAACGAGATAGAAACAGAAAAAACCAAGTCTTCTGCTAAGGTTAAGTTAGACGACACTATCGGTACTTTTTTCCAGGAAATGTCTCGTTATCCTTTATTAAAGAGTGATGAAGAACTGATCCTAGCACATCAAATTAAGTTTTTAGTACAAGTAGAAGAAAAGAGTCGGGAATTAGAAAAACAACTAAAACACACTCCAACTAAAGCAGAATTAGTGACGGCTTTAGGATTAAATGGTATCACACAATTAGATAAATTAATGTATCAAGGTCGCGTCGCTAAACGTAAAATGATTCGTTCTAATTTACGCTTAGTGGTGTCCATTGCTAAACGTTATCTTAATCGTGGTGTACCTTTTTTAGATTTGATTCAAGAAGGTGCAATGGGGTTAAATCGCGCTACCGAAAAATTTGACCCCAATAAAGGTTATAAATTCTCTACCTACGCTTATTGGTGGATACGTCAAGGGATTACTAGGGCGATCGCCAATGACGCGCGGACGATTCGTCTTCCTATTCACGTAGTCGAAAAATTAAATAGACTCAAAAAAGCGCAACGCGTTCTCAAACAAACACTACATCGTACCCCTACTGAACAAGAAGTAGCCACAGAAATGGGTATTTCTCTTGATCAGTTGCGTTATTTATTAGAATTAAAGCGTCAATCCCTCTCCCTTAATCATCGTATCGGTAAAGCTGAAGATACCGAGTTAGTAGATTTAGTCCAAGATACAGACTTACAATTACCCGAAGAAAAAATCAATGAGAATATGTTACGTCAAGAAATCGCTGAAGTCTTAACAGAAGTTTTGACAGAAAGGGAAAGAGACGTAATTAATTTACGCTATGGACTTACCACTAATCAAGCCTATACTTTGGAAGAAGTTGGCGGAATCTTTAATCTCTCTCGTGAGAGAGTCCGTCAAATCCAAACTAAAGCCATGCGCAAACTACGACGTCCTCAAGTAGCGCGTCGTCTCAAAGGTTGGTTAGACTAA
- the priA gene encoding primosomal protein N' has translation MTINTVAEPSSSYDITCNPTVWLEVLVDCPEVGGLFTYRAPENQTIELGDVVTIPFGARLVGGIVIRYRESLPEGLHPQQIKAITAVTARGLFPRGYWQLMEKVAQYYGVELAKVLRLALPPGLLERSQRRVRLNAEFIPPGAEAFCSPVAIAILNLLQQQEAGDYSVRYLQRQIRGAERGLRELSKKGWISSYLEPPKPITPKWQKAVTKVVDTPPSDLTERQKEVLEVLNLKGGELWLNELVQIAQTTTATIERLAEKGCVVIEKRETLRLLVEGKITADRVKQLNQAQQQALAVINNLEGYAEVLLHGVTGSGKTEVYLQAIAPLLEQGKSALVLVPEIGLTPQLTDRFRARFGDKVYVYHSALADGERYDTWRQLLRGEPQVIIGTRSAVFLPLVNLGLLVLDEEHDSSFKESQRSPTYHARLVAQWRAQLAQCPLILGSATPASETWYLFKQQPLNPNYRYLELPERIRDSQLPSVAIVDMRQELQRGNRSIFSTALTNALAELRAKQQQAILFIPRRGHSTFVSCRSCGYVIECPHCDVSLSYHYTQEGGTQLLRCHYCNHTSLHPSNCPECGSPYLKFFGSGTQKVYLELNRLLPDLRLIRFDSDTTRTKGAHRELLERFAQGEADVLIGTQMLTKGIDIAQVTLVGVVAADGLLHRSNYRTAEQAFQILTQVAGRAGRGTEPGKVIIQTYSPEHPVLTAVETHNYGEFIETELQQRAQLLYPPYGSLILLRLTGINQIEVQQTAQLMSDTCREILPPEVEILGPAPANIMRVARNYRWQILLKFPNPQREQLIDFAQLKQICPTSVNLSISIDPLDID, from the coding sequence ATGACTATTAATACAGTTGCTGAACCATCATCATCCTATGACATTACTTGTAATCCTACGGTTTGGTTAGAAGTATTAGTAGATTGTCCCGAGGTTGGGGGTTTATTTACTTATCGCGCACCAGAAAACCAAACAATTGAGTTAGGAGATGTAGTAACCATTCCTTTTGGAGCTAGATTAGTGGGAGGGATTGTGATTCGTTACCGAGAATCTCTTCCTGAAGGATTACATCCCCAACAGATTAAAGCAATAACCGCGGTCACCGCTAGAGGATTATTTCCTAGGGGTTATTGGCAATTAATGGAAAAAGTAGCGCAATATTATGGGGTAGAATTAGCCAAAGTGTTGCGTTTAGCCTTACCACCAGGATTATTGGAGCGATCGCAGCGTCGTGTACGTCTCAACGCTGAATTCATTCCTCCTGGGGCTGAGGCTTTTTGTAGTCCAGTGGCGATCGCTATTTTAAACCTCTTACAGCAACAAGAAGCAGGAGACTATAGCGTTAGATATCTACAACGTCAAATTAGGGGAGCAGAAAGAGGATTAAGGGAATTAAGCAAAAAAGGATGGATTAGTAGTTATCTTGAGCCTCCTAAACCCATCACCCCGAAATGGCAAAAAGCAGTCACTAAGGTAGTAGATACTCCTCCTAGTGATTTAACCGAAAGACAGAAAGAAGTCTTAGAAGTACTAAATCTCAAGGGGGGTGAATTATGGCTCAATGAATTGGTACAAATAGCCCAAACCACTACTGCAACGATTGAAAGGTTAGCCGAAAAAGGCTGTGTTGTGATCGAAAAAAGAGAGACTTTGCGTTTATTAGTAGAGGGTAAAATCACTGCAGATAGGGTAAAACAACTCAATCAAGCTCAACAACAAGCTTTAGCAGTAATTAATAACCTAGAGGGATACGCAGAGGTATTATTACATGGAGTCACAGGATCTGGTAAAACAGAAGTCTATCTACAGGCGATCGCCCCTCTTTTAGAGCAGGGAAAATCAGCCTTAGTCTTAGTTCCCGAAATTGGTTTAACTCCCCAACTAACCGATCGCTTTCGGGCGCGTTTTGGGGATAAAGTCTATGTATATCATAGTGCTTTAGCTGATGGAGAGCGTTACGACACCTGGAGACAACTACTCAGAGGAGAACCCCAAGTAATCATTGGTACTCGTTCAGCGGTATTTTTACCTTTAGTCAATTTAGGGTTGCTCGTTTTAGATGAAGAACACGATTCTAGCTTTAAAGAGAGTCAGCGATCGCCTACTTATCACGCACGTTTAGTCGCCCAATGGCGCGCACAATTAGCCCAATGTCCTCTCATTTTAGGCTCTGCGACTCCTGCTAGTGAGACTTGGTATTTATTTAAACAACAGCCTTTAAACCCCAATTATCGTTATCTAGAGTTACCTGAGAGAATCAGGGATAGTCAGTTACCTTCGGTGGCAATAGTCGATATGCGACAAGAACTACAAAGGGGTAATCGTTCCATCTTCAGTACTGCTTTAACTAACGCTTTAGCAGAATTGCGAGCAAAACAACAACAAGCCATTCTGTTTATTCCCCGTCGTGGTCATAGTACATTTGTATCTTGTCGTTCTTGTGGTTATGTGATTGAATGTCCCCATTGTGACGTTTCTCTCTCTTATCACTATACCCAAGAGGGAGGTACTCAATTATTGCGTTGTCACTATTGCAACCATACCAGTTTACACCCCTCTAATTGTCCTGAATGTGGTTCACCCTATCTCAAATTCTTTGGCAGTGGAACACAAAAAGTCTATTTAGAATTAAACCGTCTCTTACCTGATTTAAGACTAATTCGCTTTGATAGTGATACCACTCGTACTAAAGGTGCACACCGTGAATTACTCGAACGTTTCGCCCAAGGAGAAGCGGATGTTTTAATAGGTACTCAAATGTTAACCAAGGGCATAGATATCGCCCAAGTAACCCTAGTAGGAGTAGTAGCAGCCGATGGTTTATTACACCGTTCTAATTATCGTACTGCAGAACAAGCTTTTCAAATCTTAACTCAAGTAGCAGGACGCGCGGGACGTGGTACAGAACCAGGAAAGGTGATTATACAAACCTATTCCCCAGAACATCCCGTTTTAACCGCGGTAGAAACTCATAACTATGGTGAATTTATCGAGACAGAATTACAACAGCGCGCCCAATTATTATACCCTCCTTATGGTAGTTTAATCTTGTTGCGTTTGACAGGAATCAATCAAATAGAAGTCCAACAAACAGCACAATTAATGAGTGATACTTGTCGAGAAATTTTACCCCCAGAAGTAGAGATTCTCGGACCTGCACCAGCTAATATTATGCGGGTAGCGCGTAATTATCGTTGGCAAATTTTACTAAAGTTTCCTAATCCACAACGAGAACAATTGATTGATTTTGCCCAGTTAAAACAAATTTGTCCTACTTCGGTTAATCTCTCTATTAGTATTGATCCTTTAGATATAGATTAG
- a CDS encoding adenylyl-sulfate kinase, with translation MNSTNFSLLVQNMLRDDFYPHPVQSPIELIQTHISYIFLTGDYVYKLKKPVDFGFLDFSTPAKRHHFTQEELRLNQPLAPDIYLEVLPINYQSILTGVGEVQEYVLKMRQFPQENLLINLVKNQTLLPKHCQELGEVLATFHQNTPTNEYITSFGTPENIAKAILENYQHTAKYVGSIQTEQQYLETQAFTDNFIKTNTDLLLRRQTQGKIRECHGDLHLKNICLYQDKIQLFDRIEFNEEFRYVDVIYDVAFTMMDLDFNQASDLGNIFLNTYLEKTGDWEGVAILPLYLSRQAYVRAKVNSLTQDNPQLDSTERDSLRLEAERYYQLAWQYSQPQPGKIILMSGLSGSGKTTVAQKIAPLIKAILIRSDAVRKHLAGISLDSRGGEEIYTAEMSNKTYQRLLELGIKLAKQGFTVILDAKYDRLYRRLTAADAAKTENIPLEIYYCTAPLEVLRERIEQRQGDISDATSELLTQQLASQEEFTEREKHYLTVIDTNQNNWGVSIFPEKG, from the coding sequence ATGAATTCTACCAATTTTTCTTTACTAGTTCAGAATATGTTACGGGATGATTTTTATCCACATCCTGTTCAATCTCCCATAGAATTAATTCAAACTCATATTTCTTACATTTTCCTAACTGGTGATTATGTGTATAAACTGAAAAAACCTGTTGATTTTGGTTTTCTGGACTTTTCTACTCCTGCTAAACGTCATCATTTTACTCAAGAAGAATTAAGATTAAATCAACCCCTAGCACCCGATATTTATCTAGAGGTTTTACCTATTAATTATCAATCCATCTTAACTGGAGTAGGAGAAGTTCAAGAATACGTCTTAAAAATGAGACAATTTCCTCAAGAAAACTTGTTAATTAACTTAGTTAAAAATCAAACTTTATTACCCAAACATTGTCAAGAATTAGGAGAAGTCTTAGCAACATTCCATCAAAATACTCCAACTAATGAATATATAACTAGTTTTGGTACTCCCGAAAATATCGCTAAAGCAATTTTGGAAAATTATCAGCATACAGCTAAATATGTAGGTTCAATTCAAACTGAACAACAATACTTAGAAACTCAAGCATTTACTGATAACTTTATTAAGACCAATACAGACTTATTGTTAAGAAGACAAACACAAGGAAAAATCAGAGAATGTCATGGAGATTTACACTTAAAAAATATTTGTTTATATCAAGATAAAATCCAACTATTCGATCGCATTGAATTTAACGAAGAATTCCGTTATGTAGATGTTATCTATGACGTTGCTTTTACGATGATGGATTTAGACTTTAATCAAGCGTCTGATTTAGGGAATATCTTTTTAAATACTTATCTAGAAAAAACAGGAGATTGGGAAGGAGTAGCAATCTTACCACTGTATCTGAGTCGTCAAGCTTATGTCAGAGCTAAAGTAAACTCTCTAACTCAAGACAATCCACAACTAGATTCAACCGAAAGAGACAGTCTGAGACTAGAAGCAGAAAGATATTATCAACTAGCGTGGCAATATAGTCAACCCCAACCAGGTAAAATCATACTCATGTCAGGATTATCGGGATCAGGAAAAACTACCGTAGCCCAAAAAATAGCACCTTTGATTAAAGCCATTTTAATTCGTTCCGATGCGGTACGTAAACACTTAGCGGGTATATCTTTAGACAGTAGAGGTGGAGAGGAGATATACACCGCCGAGATGAGTAACAAAACTTATCAAAGGTTGTTAGAATTAGGGATAAAACTAGCCAAACAGGGATTTACGGTGATTCTTGACGCTAAATACGATCGCTTGTACAGAAGATTAACCGCAGCGGATGCAGCCAAGACAGAGAATATACCCTTAGAGATTTATTACTGTACAGCACCACTGGAAGTTTTGAGAGAGAGAATCGAGCAACGTCAAGGAGATATTTCCGACGCTACCTCAGAACTTCTCACTCAACAACTAGCCAGTCAAGAAGAATTCACAGAAAGGGAGAAACACTACCTAACCGTCATCGATACTAACCAAAATAATTGGGGGGTGTCAATATTTCCTGAGAAAGGTTAA
- a CDS encoding ATP-dependent metallopeptidase FtsH/Yme1/Tma family protein, translating to MNKNNKRWRNAGLYALLALVVVALGTIFVDQQPPALETWKYSQFIEEVQANRVEKVQLTPDRSQARVTEQDGSQVVVNLPNDPGLLELLINNNVDISVDTQRDDSFVLRALSSLFLPFLLLVGLFFLLRRAQNGPGSQAMNFGKSKARVQMEPQTQVTFGDVAGIEQAKLELNEVVDFLKNADRFTAIGAKIPKGVLLVGPPGTGKTLLARAVAGEAGVPFFSISGSEFVEMFVGVGASRVRDLFEQAKANAPCIVFIDEIDAVGRQRGAGLGGGNDEREQTLNQLLTEMDGFEGNTGIIVIAATNRPDVLDAALLRPGRFDRQVVVDRPDYAGRQEILRVHARGKTLGKDVDLDKIARRTPGFTGADLSNLLNEAAILAARRNLTEISMDEVNDAIDRVLAGPEKKERIMSEKRKAVVAYHEAGHALVGALMPDYDPVQKISIIPRGRAGGLTWFTPSEDRVESGLFSRSYLQNMMAVALGGRIAEEIIFGEDEVTTGASNDLQQVASRARQMVTRFGMSERLGPVALGRQNGNIFLGREIASDRDFSDETAAAIDEEVRNLVEQAYRRAKEVLVNNRHILDRLAEMLIEKETVDADELQDLLANSDVKMATIS from the coding sequence GTGAACAAAAATAATAAAAGATGGCGCAATGCGGGATTATACGCACTATTAGCGCTAGTAGTAGTAGCCCTAGGGACAATCTTTGTGGATCAACAACCACCAGCTCTAGAGACCTGGAAGTATAGTCAATTTATTGAAGAGGTACAAGCTAATCGCGTTGAAAAAGTTCAACTAACACCAGATCGGTCTCAAGCCAGAGTAACAGAACAAGATGGCTCTCAAGTAGTAGTTAATCTACCCAACGATCCTGGGTTACTAGAACTGTTAATCAACAACAACGTAGATATCTCAGTAGATACCCAAAGAGATGACAGTTTTGTTTTAAGAGCATTAAGCAGCCTATTTTTACCATTTTTGTTACTAGTAGGTCTATTTTTCCTCTTACGTCGAGCCCAAAATGGACCAGGATCACAAGCGATGAACTTTGGTAAATCCAAAGCCAGAGTGCAAATGGAACCTCAAACACAGGTAACCTTTGGAGACGTAGCGGGAATCGAACAAGCCAAATTAGAACTAAACGAAGTAGTAGATTTCCTCAAAAACGCCGATCGCTTTACCGCTATAGGTGCAAAAATTCCCAAAGGAGTACTCTTAGTAGGACCTCCAGGAACAGGTAAAACCCTCTTAGCGCGAGCAGTAGCAGGAGAAGCTGGAGTACCCTTTTTCTCTATCTCAGGTTCAGAATTCGTAGAGATGTTCGTAGGTGTAGGTGCATCCCGAGTCAGAGACTTATTTGAACAAGCTAAAGCCAACGCACCCTGTATTGTTTTTATTGATGAAATTGACGCGGTAGGTCGTCAACGTGGAGCAGGATTAGGGGGAGGTAACGACGAAAGAGAACAAACCCTCAACCAGTTACTCACAGAGATGGATGGTTTTGAAGGTAACACAGGAATCATCGTCATCGCAGCTACCAACCGTCCTGATGTACTAGATGCAGCTTTACTCAGACCCGGTCGTTTTGACCGTCAAGTGGTAGTAGATCGCCCCGACTACGCAGGTCGTCAAGAAATTCTCCGTGTTCACGCTCGCGGTAAAACCCTAGGTAAAGACGTAGATTTAGATAAAATCGCTCGTCGTACCCCTGGATTTACAGGAGCTGATCTCTCTAACCTGCTCAACGAAGCAGCTATACTAGCAGCCCGTCGTAACTTAACCGAAATTTCTATGGACGAAGTCAACGACGCCATCGATCGCGTTTTAGCAGGTCCTGAGAAAAAAGAACGGATTATGAGCGAAAAACGTAAAGCAGTAGTAGCTTATCACGAAGCAGGTCACGCTTTAGTAGGTGCTTTAATGCCCGATTACGATCCCGTACAGAAAATCAGCATTATTCCCCGTGGACGCGCAGGAGGATTAACCTGGTTCACTCCTAGTGAGGATCGCGTCGAATCTGGGCTATTTTCTCGCTCCTACCTACAGAATATGATGGCGGTAGCTTTAGGTGGTCGTATCGCTGAAGAGATTATTTTCGGTGAAGATGAAGTCACCACTGGGGCATCTAATGACCTACAACAAGTAGCTAGCCGTGCTCGTCAAATGGTTACTCGTTTTGGTATGAGTGAACGTCTTGGACCTGTTGCTTTAGGTCGTCAAAATGGTAATATATTCTTAGGGCGGGAAATAGCCTCAGACCGTGACTTCTCTGATGAAACTGCAGCAGCGATTGATGAAGAAGTACGTAATCTCGTTGAACAAGCCTATCGTCGCGCTAAAGAGGTTCTGGTTAACAACCGTCACATTCTCGATCGCTTAGCTGAAATGCTGATCGAAAAAGAAACCGTTGACGCTGATGAGTTACAGGATTTACTCGCTAATAGTGACGTGAAAATGGCTACTATTTCCTAA
- a CDS encoding methyltransferase domain-containing protein has protein sequence MESINSITNYDVEQEVLTRYQQGAQERQPSLCCPTEYQQDYLNIIPEEIIAKDYGCGDPTRYVNTGETVVDLGSGAGKNCYIIAQKVGATGKVIGVDFNEDMLSLARKYQAEISNKLGYANTEFVKGKIQDLSLDLNAVANWLNDHPVDSLDKLAQLESICDRLRQENPLIATASVNVVVSNCVLNLVRPQDKQQLFAEIFRILKPGGRAVIADIVCDRDPTATILNDPELWSGCIAGAFREDIFLEMFQAAGFVGLEILQRQSEPWQVIEGIEFRSLTIRAFKAITATNSSKEHTIIYSGPWQQVQDDQGNILPRGQRITVSDATYQTLTHSDSPYHQNIIKVSDVQSSQCCG, from the coding sequence ATGGAATCAATTAACTCAATAACTAACTACGACGTAGAACAAGAAGTTCTCACTAGATATCAACAAGGAGCACAAGAAAGACAACCATCTCTATGTTGTCCTACAGAGTATCAACAGGATTATCTTAACATTATTCCCGAAGAGATTATCGCTAAAGACTATGGTTGTGGTGATCCGACTCGTTACGTTAACACGGGTGAAACAGTAGTTGATCTAGGATCTGGTGCGGGTAAAAACTGTTATATCATAGCTCAAAAAGTGGGAGCTACTGGTAAAGTTATTGGGGTGGATTTTAACGAGGATATGTTATCTCTAGCCAGAAAGTACCAAGCTGAGATTAGTAATAAGCTAGGATATGCTAATACCGAGTTTGTCAAAGGTAAAATCCAGGATTTGAGTTTAGATTTAAACGCGGTAGCTAATTGGTTAAATGATCACCCTGTTGACTCTCTAGATAAGTTAGCCCAATTGGAGAGTATTTGCGATCGCTTACGTCAAGAAAACCCACTGATTGCTACAGCTAGCGTTAATGTGGTTGTCTCTAATTGTGTCCTAAATTTGGTACGTCCTCAAGATAAACAGCAGTTATTTGCTGAAATTTTTCGTATTCTCAAACCTGGTGGACGTGCGGTTATTGCTGATATAGTCTGCGATCGCGATCCTACGGCAACTATTCTCAATGATCCTGAACTGTGGAGTGGTTGTATTGCAGGTGCGTTTCGTGAAGATATTTTTTTAGAAATGTTTCAAGCAGCGGGATTTGTGGGTCTAGAAATTTTACAACGTCAAAGCGAACCCTGGCAAGTTATCGAAGGTATCGAATTTAGATCCCTGACAATTCGTGCTTTTAAAGCAATTACAGCAACTAACTCCAGTAAAGAACATACTATTATCTATTCTGGACCGTGGCAACAGGTACAAGATGATCAAGGTAACATTTTACCACGAGGACAACGTATCACTGTTTCTGATGCAACCTATCAAACCTTAACTCATTCCGATAGTCCCTATCATCAAAATATCATCAAGGTATCTGATGTTCAATCGTCTCAATGTTGTGGTTAA